In a genomic window of Pseudorasbora parva isolate DD20220531a chromosome 24, ASM2467924v1, whole genome shotgun sequence:
- the gjd4 gene encoding gap junction delta-4 protein: protein MAKPSASGVIFITLNHNITLTGKAWLILVVFLRIPVLLFAGYPLYQDEQERFVCNTIQPGCANVCYDMFAPLSLFRFWLVQLTTLCLPYMMFVVYVIHKVSSGISVDSGTSESIKADSIYKIRQESFKKASLCKTVVKAEKGWVQNFTGAYILHLLLRMLVEAGFGAAHYYLFGFHIPRRFMCQQTPCTTMVDCYVSRPTEKTIMLNFMLGAAALSLLLNMWDLICAIKRSVRQKSKRKMLVEKMYSEEQYYLSGNGNQGTDVSIPPTQDAKGSGGFRKRGTRNSSADEAASVLLDDDPPPPLPLGGMSTISGMSGSNNNDDNSSYQPTQEEGMVREGSEVALYPTEPLGTPRAIRVSKRGRLKPPPPPRRDKLAAQGATDVSGATAVCTRRVGQYTLVEMTAGEDIPTSSGDGDEKRSEWV, encoded by the coding sequence GGAAAGCATGGCTCATCTTGGTGGTATTCCTAAGGATCCCAGTCCTGCTGTTTGCTGGTTATCCCCTCTACCAGGATGAGCAGGAGCGATTTGTGTGTAACACCATCCAGCCCGGTTGTGCCAATGTGTGCTACGACATGTTTGCCCCTCTTTCCCTTTTCCGATTCTGGCTGGTGCAGCTCACCACCCTGTGCCTTCCCTACATGATGTTTGTCGTCTATGTGATCCACAAAGTGAGTTCTGGCATATCTGTTGATAGCGGAACTTCTGAGTCCATAAAAGCAGACTCCATCTATAAGATCCGTCAAGAATCGTTCAAGAAAGCATCTCTTTGTAAGACCGTCGTGAAGGCCGAGAAGGGGTGGGTGCAGAACTTCACAGGAGCCTACATCTTGCATCTGTTGCTTCGGATGCTTGTAGAAGCTGGATTTGGAGCTGCCCATTATTACTTGTTCGGCTTCCACATCCCCAGACGCTTCATGTGTCAGCAGACCCCGTGCACAACCATGGTGGACTGCTACGTCTCTAGACCCACTGAGAAAACCATCATGCTGAACTTCATGTTGGGGGCAGCCGCTTTGTCCTTGCTGCTAAACATGTGGGACTTAATCTGCGCCATCAAGCGCTCTGTGAGGCAAAAAAGCAAAAGAAAGATGCTGGTGGAGAAGATGTACTCAGAGGAGCAGTACTACCTCTCAGGGAACGGGAATCAAGGTACGGATGTTAGCATCCCGCCAACTCAAGACGCGAAGGGATCGGGAGGGTTCCGCAAGAGAGGGACCAGAAACTCGAGCGCCGATGAAGCTGCTTCTGTGCTTTTGGACGATGACCCTCCACCCCCCTTACCTCTTGGAGGAATGTCTACAATTTCTGGAATGTCTGGCTCCAACAACAATGATGATAACAGCAGCTACCAACCCACCCAAGAAGAGGGGATGGTAAGAGAAGGCAGTGAAGTGGCACTGTACCCCACTGAGCCGTTGGGGACTCCTAGAGCTATCCGAGTTAGCAAACGCGGTCGTCTCAAACCTCCGCCACCTCCACGAAGGGACAAACTAGCTGCTCAAGGTGCAACTGATGTCTCGGGAGCAACAGCGGTGTGTACCAGAAGAGTAGGACAATATACTCTGGTAGAAATGACAGCGGGTGAAGACATACCTACGTCCAGTGGAGATGGCGATGAGAAGAGGTCAGAGTGGGTATGA